A window of Prolixibacter sp. SD074 contains these coding sequences:
- a CDS encoding alpha-isopropylmalate synthase regulatory domain-containing protein, producing MSRAMADKVYIMDTTLRDGEQTSGVSFSETEKLSIAKILLEEVKVDYLEIASARVSDGEFRAAQKVIEWAGKAGYRDKIEILGFVDGGTSLNWIKDTGGEVMNLLTKGSYRHLTQQLKKSTEQHIQDIRDIINLATGMGIRVNIYLEDWSNGMRHSPDYVENLLDGLKDEMVQRVMLPDTLGILSPLETFEFCRMMIEKFPKMQFDFHAHNDYDLAVANVEAALRAGINCVHTTVNGLGERAGNAPLSSVIALINDHLKRPNSINERKLAMVSRLVESFSGVRVPTNKPVIGENVFTQTSGIHADGDKKDQLYFNELLPERFGRTRKYALGKTSGKANIAKNLEEMGIHLDPDDLKKVTGKIIELGDRKESVTAEDLPYILSDVLKSESIVQHIHLKNYAISHALGLRPMATVRISIDGTEHEDATSGDGQYDAFMNALRRIYHKLNKPFPALTDYEVTIPPGGNTDALVETVITWRMGREFKTRGLDPDQTAAAIKATMKMLNIVENDNQIF from the coding sequence ATGAGCAGAGCTATGGCAGATAAAGTGTATATCATGGATACAACCCTGAGGGATGGCGAGCAGACCTCGGGGGTTTCTTTCTCGGAAACCGAGAAGCTGAGTATCGCAAAAATTTTACTCGAAGAGGTCAAAGTTGATTACCTCGAGATTGCGTCGGCCCGGGTTTCTGACGGAGAGTTCAGGGCTGCTCAAAAAGTTATCGAATGGGCTGGAAAAGCTGGTTATCGCGATAAAATTGAAATTCTCGGTTTTGTTGACGGGGGCACCTCCCTAAACTGGATTAAGGATACCGGCGGCGAAGTTATGAATCTTTTGACCAAAGGCTCGTACCGTCATTTAACACAGCAGCTCAAAAAATCGACGGAGCAACACATCCAGGACATCCGTGATATTATTAACCTTGCTACCGGGATGGGCATCAGGGTGAACATTTACCTGGAAGATTGGTCGAACGGGATGCGTCATTCCCCCGATTACGTGGAAAATTTACTGGACGGATTGAAGGATGAAATGGTTCAACGCGTAATGTTACCCGATACGCTTGGTATTTTATCGCCGCTGGAAACATTCGAGTTTTGTCGTATGATGATCGAGAAATTTCCGAAAATGCAATTCGATTTTCATGCACACAACGACTATGATTTGGCGGTGGCCAATGTTGAGGCTGCATTACGCGCAGGAATAAACTGTGTACACACTACCGTGAACGGACTCGGTGAACGTGCCGGAAATGCACCGTTATCCAGTGTAATTGCCTTGATAAACGATCATCTGAAGAGGCCGAACTCCATTAATGAGCGGAAACTGGCCATGGTCAGCCGTTTGGTTGAGAGTTTCTCCGGGGTTCGTGTTCCCACGAATAAACCGGTCATCGGGGAAAATGTTTTTACGCAAACAAGTGGCATACACGCCGATGGTGACAAAAAGGACCAGTTGTATTTCAACGAATTGTTGCCTGAACGGTTTGGCCGTACCCGGAAATACGCCCTGGGGAAAACCTCCGGTAAAGCTAATATTGCTAAAAATCTGGAAGAGATGGGCATTCATCTCGACCCGGATGATTTGAAGAAGGTAACGGGAAAAATCATCGAACTGGGAGATCGAAAAGAGAGCGTGACGGCGGAAGATTTGCCGTATATATTGTCGGATGTGCTGAAGAGTGAATCGATTGTTCAGCATATTCATTTGAAAAACTATGCTATTTCGCATGCATTAGGCTTGCGCCCGATGGCGACAGTACGCATTTCGATTGATGGAACCGAACATGAAGATGCAACTTCCGGTGATGGTCAGTATGATGCGTTTATGAATGCTTTGCGCAGAATCTACCATAAACTGAATAAACCGTTTCCGGCGCTTACGGACTATGAGGTAACCATCCCGCCTGGCGGAAATACCGATGCTTTGGTAGAGACCGTTATTACCTGGCGTATGGGACGCGAATTCAAAACCCGTGGATTGGATCCCGATCAGACAGCCGCAGCGATTAAAGCGACAATGAAAATGTTAAACATAGTGGAAAACGATAATCAGATTTTCTGA
- the leuD gene encoding 3-isopropylmalate dehydratase small subunit, with translation MPIDKFVKFRSPAVPLPIENVDTDQIIPARFLKAVERKGFGDNLFRDWRYKSGDTPNPDFVLNESRYSGKILVAGKNFGSGSSREHAAWAIYDYGFRVVVSSFFADIFKNNALNNGLLPVVVSPEYLEKLFETIEANPAAEFEVDLEAQTFTNIETGETADYEINAYKKKCLLNGYDDIDFLVTLKDKVARFEESLR, from the coding sequence ATGCCTATCGATAAATTTGTAAAATTCCGGAGTCCGGCAGTTCCACTGCCCATCGAAAACGTGGATACCGACCAGATTATTCCGGCCCGCTTCTTGAAAGCGGTAGAGCGCAAAGGTTTTGGTGACAACCTTTTCCGTGATTGGCGCTATAAAAGCGGCGATACGCCAAATCCCGATTTTGTTCTGAACGAATCTCGCTACAGCGGAAAGATTCTGGTTGCCGGTAAGAACTTCGGCAGTGGTTCGAGCCGGGAGCATGCCGCCTGGGCCATCTACGATTACGGATTCCGCGTAGTCGTATCGAGCTTCTTTGCCGATATTTTTAAGAACAATGCCTTGAATAACGGGTTATTACCGGTAGTGGTATCACCTGAATACCTGGAGAAATTGTTCGAAACCATTGAAGCCAATCCGGCAGCTGAGTTTGAGGTGGATTTGGAAGCGCAGACTTTCACCAATATCGAAACCGGCGAAACAGCGGATTATGAAATCAATGCGTACAAAAAGAAGTGCCTGTTAAATGGCTACGACGATATCGATTTCCTGGTTACCCTGAAAGATAAAGTCGCCAGGTTCGAAGAATCGCTACGATAA